The Petrotoga mobilis SJ95 genomic sequence GGTATCAAAGGGACAAGCTGGGAACTCGGGAGACCCGCAACGTTCCTGGTGAAAGGGTATGGGCTGCCAAGCCTATAGACGGCAAGGTTGTCCAGTTGACGTTGTGGGAGTCGGACCAATGCATAGTACCTAAGAAACCCCGTAATGGGGGGTGGAGGGAAGGCGTTGGCAGCAGTGCCTTGGGACGAAAGGGACACTTTCTCCGCACACAGAGACGGACAAAGGAAGTCAACAAAACTCTCGTCCCTAACTGCTTTAGCTCGGGAAAATCCACAGATGAAATTTACCTCATTAGCTCATCTGCTCACCGTGGACTTTCTCAAAGAGTGCTTCGAGGAGCTTAAGAAAGATAAAGCTCCTGGAGTAGATGGAGTAACAGTTAAGGAGTACGAAGTCACCTTAGAGAAGAACCTTAAGGAGTTAGTGGAGAAGTTAAGGGCAAAACGTTATAAACCTCAGCCTGTAAGGAGGATAGACAGCCTCACGGCAGATGAGGATATATATCCCAAAGTCCAGGGGAGGAAAAAGGCCGCTGGGCATCCCCACCGTGGAAGACAAGTTAGTCCAGATGGCGTTGAAGAAAATCCTTGAGGCAATCTATGAGGTTGACTTTCTTGATGTATCTTATGGCTTTCGTCCTAAAAGAAGCTGCCATCAAGCTCTGGATATTCTGGACAAGGCGGTAATGACTAAGCCCGTCAACTATATAGTGGATATGAACATCGAGAAATTTTTCGATAACGTAAACCACAAATGGTTGATGAAGTTTCTGCGGATGCGGATAGCTGACTCAGGCACTTTAAGGTTGATAGGACGCTTCTTAAAGGCAGGGGTAATGGAAGAAGGCAAATATTACCAAATAGACAGGGCACGCCGCAAGGTGGGGTGTTAAGTCCCCTTCTAGCTAATATTTATCTTCACTTCAGTTTAGACCACTGGTTTGAGAAGGTAGTAAAAAGACAAAGTAAGGGGTTTTCTCAGCTTATCCGGTATGCTGATGACTTTGTTGCCTGCTTTCAAAGGGTTGATGATGCAAGAGCATTTGGAAAAGAGTTGAGGGAACGGCTAAACAAAGTTGGGTTGAAAATATCGAAAGAGAAAAGCCGAATAATTTGCTTTGGTCGTTACCCATACTACTGGGCACGAAAGAAAGGTAAGAAGTTAGCGACCTTTGATTTTCTTGGTTTTACCCATTACTGTACAAAGACAAGAAAAGGCTATTTTAAGTTAGGACGGAAGACTTCAAAGGCAAAGTTTAGACAGGGAATAAAGGAAATGAACCAGTGGTTAAAGGATGTCCGTAACCAAGTAGAGTTGAAAGAATGGTGGAAAGTGTTAAAACTGAAGTTAATAGGACATTTTCGCTACTATGGGATAAGCGGAAACATGCGAAAGATACGGGCGTTCCACAAACAAACCGTAAGATTGGCTTTTAAGTGGATAAACAGACGCAGTCAGAAGAGGAGTTACAACTGGGAACAATTTCAGCAGTTTCTCCACTTTAATCCTTTGCCTGTACCAAAGATATATCACTTAACTTACACTCTGTCCTGAAGACAGTGATGCACTACTGAAGAGCCGTATGCGGGAAATCCGCACGTACGGTTCTGTGAGGGGGCAGTGGAAATAGGGTTAAGGTAAACCTAAACGGGCACGAAACTGGAAACGGTGGATACAGCCAAGGAGAATCTAAGGCCACTACGCAACTGCTCTACTCGACAATGACAATTGAATGACCTCCTTACGAGATAATAAAGATATGGTATCAAATAAATTATACAGTGAGGAGGTAGAAGTATAATATTGAAGGTATTAAAAGTTGGTTACAATGGGTATTTTATAGTTTCTGAAGACACTAAACTTCAAAAGCAAAGGAGGAAATTCCATGTACGAAGAAATCTTTGAAATGATAAACACAGGAGAAATAAACAAAGCTCAAGAACAAATAGAAAAAATATCCGATGATGATCCGAAAAAATACAACTTAAAAGGACTAATACACTTCAACAAAAAAGAAATCGAAAAAGCCAATAAGAAAATAACTAAAAAAGTTGCCGAAGATCAGTATGATTTATTTTTAGATAATATAGTCTCCAAGTTTATGGAATTTACCCCATACACAGACAAATACATCGATTCTTTCGATTTTGAAGGTTCTAGAATTAGAATTGGAAAGGTAGAAGAAATAACAGATGAGGTTAGCCTTATTGAATTTATAGTAAAAAATAAAAAGGGACAACAATTAGCATTGCAAAATATTTGGTATAACCACTTTACTAAACAAATAATTTTACCAGATTATATCTCATTAAGTAAAAATAAAAATAAAAATAAAATTCAAAATATTATTTATCAGATACTTGATCTCAGGCTAACTTACATTGGTAACATCTTTAGATTTCCAGGAAGCAGAAAATATTTTCCAGGAAGCAAAAAATATTGGGAAGAAAGATACAAAACAGGAGGTAATTCAGGACAAGGTTCTTATGGAAAATTAGCAGAATTCAAAGCAGAAGTAATAAATTCTTTTGTAAAGGAGAAAAGAATTAATTCGATTGTAGAATTTGGCTGTGGAGATGGGAATCAAGTATCTTTGTTTGACTTTCCAAAGTATATTGGTTTGGATGTTTCAGAGACTGCTGTTAATTTGTGTAGAGAACGTTTTATGAAAGAAAAAACAAAAAGTTTTTTCTTATATAATCCAGAAGAGGTAGAAAGCAACAAATCTCTTTTTAAGGCTGAGATGTCGTTGTCATTGGATGTGATTTACCACCTGGTTGAGGATTTGCATTTTGATTTATATATGCAAAACTTATTCCT encodes the following:
- a CDS encoding reverse transcriptase domain-containing protein — encoded protein: MRIYIPKSRGGKRPLGIPTVEDKLVQMALKKILEAIYEVDFLDVSYGFRPKRSCHQALDILDKAVMTKPVNYIVDMNIEKFFDNVNHKWLMKFLRMRIADSGTLRLIGRFLKAGVMEEGKYYQIDRARRKVGC
- a CDS encoding reverse transcriptase domain-containing protein codes for the protein MLPNRQGTPQGGVLSPLLANIYLHFSLDHWFEKVVKRQSKGFSQLIRYADDFVACFQRVDDARAFGKELRERLNKVGLKISKEKSRIICFGRYPYYWARKKGKKLATFDFLGFTHYCTKTRKGYFKLGRKTSKAKFRQGIKEMNQWLKDVRNQVELKEWWKVLKLKLIGHFRYYGISGNMRKIRAFHKQTVRLAFKWINRRSQKRSYNWEQFQQFLHFNPLPVPKIYHLTYTLS